One segment of Scomber scombrus chromosome 3, fScoSco1.1, whole genome shotgun sequence DNA contains the following:
- the oxtrb gene encoding oxytocin receptor b produces the protein MEDLLREQDSCAQNVSWDNSSRGNVSHLGNTTVNPLKRNEEVAKVEVTVLVLVMLLALTGNLCVLWAIHTTKNSHSRMYYFMKHLSIADLVVAIFQVLPQLIWDITFRFYGSDLLCRLVKYVQIVGMFASTYMLVLMSIDRCLAICQPLRSVHKRKDRFCVITSWVLSLIFSTPQVYIFSLKEVGNGVYDCWGDFVQPWGAKAYITWMSLSIYILPVAILSICYGLICFKLWQNINLKTRREHFLTLSPRASKGAHPLSRVSSVRLISKAKIRTVKMTFVVVLAYIVCWTPFFFVQMWSAWDPAAPREDMAFIIAMLLASLNSCCNPWIYMFFAGHLFRDLMQCFFCCCRQYLTASSCSCDQQCRHKSNSSTYVIKTTSSQRSLTHTSSTGRPGQ, from the exons ATGGAGGACCTTTTACGCGAGCAGGATAGCTGTGCGCAGAATGTGTCATGGGACAACTCAAGTCGTGGGAATGTGAGCCATTTGGGGAACACCACAGTAAATCCTTTGAAACGGAATGAAGAAGTAGCCAAAGTGGAAGTGACCGTCCTTGTCCTGGTGATGCTGCTCGCTCTGACCGGCAACCTGTGCGTCCTGTGGGCTATCCACACCACCAAGAACAGCCATTCTCGGATGTATTACTTCATGAAGCACCTGAGCATCGCAGATCTCGTCGTTGCAATCTTTCAGGTCTTACCGCAACTCATTTGGGATATCACGTTTCGCTTCTACGGGTCAGATTTGTTGTGCAGGTTGGTCAAATACGTGCAGATCGTTGGTATGTTTGCATCTACCTACATGCTCGTCCTAATGTCCATCGACAGGTGCTTGGCGATTTGCCAGCCACTTCGATCTGTGCACAAGAGAAAGGACCGCTTCTGTGTGATCACCTCTTGGGTGCTTAGTCTAATATTCAGCACTCCTCAGGTGTACATATTTTCTCTTAAGGAGGTCGGGAACGGTGTGTATGACTGTTGGGGTGACTTTGTGCAGCCATGGGGCGCCAAAGCATACATCACATGGATGAGCCTCAGCATTTACATTCTCCCAGTTGCAATTTTAAGCATCTGCTATGGCCTGATATGTTTTAAACTATGGCAAAACATCAATTTAAAAACCAGAAGGGAGCACTTTCTGACTCTATCTCCACGGGCCTCCAAAGGCGCTCATCCCCTCTCTCGTGTGAGCAGCGTGAGGCTCATTTCAAAAGCAAAAATCCGCACAGTGAAAATGACATTTGTGGTGGTCCTTGCCTACATCGTATGCTGGActccctttttctttgtccAGATGTGGTCAGCTTGGGATCCTGCTGCACCAAGAGAAG ACATGGCCTTTATCATTGCCATGTTGTTGGCCAGTCTCAACAGCTGCTGCAACCCTTGGATCTACATGTTTTTTGCTGGTCACCTGTTCCGCGACCTGATGCAGtgcttcttctgctgctgtagaCAGTACCTGACagcctcctcctgcagctgtgATCAACAGTGCAGGCACAAGAGCAACTCCTCCACGTATGTCATCAAGACCACCAGCAGCCAGAggagcctcacacacacatccagcacAGGCAGACCTGGACAATGA